The following coding sequences lie in one Methylotuvimicrobium alcaliphilum 20Z genomic window:
- a CDS encoding energy transducer TonB codes for MKPAHSGRVLSASFVAALIINLALLLLIGALISRREAALISKAKPQAIEFIRMPPKVEEPKPKPKPIEPPEPEPKAEPEPVRPKPKAVTPKPVKRAAPRKSAPKKTPSPSVPAPRIDIPKQGDGPELAPVPGTDSRVTAPPSDWSTDKTEAAASGDGSGAGNSGAGDRALVVLSRTMPRYPRRARERGIEGWVRLEIVVKPNGTVGDARVIDANPKQIFDQAALEAIRRWRFKPTYKDGRAVEQRVVQEISFRLDRRR; via the coding sequence ATGAAACCGGCGCATTCGGGCCGGGTGTTGTCGGCGTCGTTTGTCGCGGCCTTGATTATTAACCTAGCTTTGCTGCTCTTGATCGGCGCATTGATCAGCCGGCGAGAAGCCGCATTGATTTCGAAAGCGAAACCGCAAGCGATCGAATTCATTCGCATGCCGCCGAAGGTCGAAGAGCCGAAACCAAAGCCCAAACCGATCGAGCCTCCCGAACCGGAGCCTAAAGCCGAGCCCGAACCGGTAAGGCCCAAGCCCAAAGCCGTCACGCCGAAACCGGTCAAGCGTGCCGCTCCAAGGAAATCGGCCCCCAAAAAAACGCCATCGCCAAGCGTTCCGGCCCCCCGCATCGATATTCCCAAACAAGGAGACGGACCTGAATTGGCACCCGTGCCGGGCACCGACTCACGCGTGACCGCGCCGCCGTCGGATTGGTCGACCGACAAGACCGAAGCGGCGGCAAGCGGTGACGGCAGCGGCGCGGGAAACAGCGGCGCGGGCGATCGAGCCTTGGTGGTGTTATCGCGCACGATGCCGCGTTACCCGCGTCGGGCGCGCGAACGCGGTATCGAAGGCTGGGTTCGCCTAGAAATCGTCGTGAAGCCGAATGGGACGGTCGGCGATGCCCGAGTCATCGATGCTAACCCGAAACAAATTTTCGATCAGGCGGCCCTCGAAGCGATCCGGCGCTGGCGATTCAAACCGACATACAAGGACGGCCGCGCAGTCGAACAGAGAGTAGTCCAGGAAATCAGCTTTCGGCTCGATAGACGGCGTTAA
- a CDS encoding ExbD/TolR family protein, which produces MTVRSIFKSRNDNNEDHSDTINMTPLIDMVFILLIFFLVTSSFIRESTVAVQRPRAATATPQQNTDLIVTIGSDEQIWLNNDSVDIRMLRARIEQQGLSGPSRSVVILADQKTSTGLLIKVMDQLRLAGLATISVAASTEPDPS; this is translated from the coding sequence ATGACCGTACGAAGTATATTCAAAAGCCGTAACGACAACAACGAGGATCATTCCGACACGATCAACATGACACCGTTGATCGACATGGTCTTCATTCTGTTGATTTTCTTTCTGGTGACCAGCTCGTTTATCCGCGAATCGACGGTTGCGGTACAGCGCCCGAGAGCCGCGACGGCCACACCTCAGCAAAATACCGATTTGATCGTAACGATCGGCTCGGATGAACAAATCTGGCTGAACAACGACTCGGTGGATATACGCATGCTGCGCGCCCGGATCGAGCAACAAGGACTCTCGGGACCGAGCCGGTCCGTGGTCATTTTGGCCGATCAAAAGACCAGCACAGGGCTGTTGATCAAGGTCATGGACCAACTGCGCTTAGCCGGCTTGGCCACAATCTCGGTGGCGGCCAGTACGGAGCCGGACCCTTCATGA
- a CDS encoding MotA/TolQ/ExbB proton channel family protein, whose amino-acid sequence MNGDIIESLIISLQRAEQHIEDLIAMGGPVMWPLLAVSLVLWTLVLERYWYLLRVFPAYIENNLPVLRSRAALIIETAEVTFLLRRHLRLIKTLSGILPMLGLLGTVTGIVETFDLIRVFGSAEPRIVARGVSQALITTMAGLVLGLFGVAVGYDLTRRARTGERRFRSQIGRYE is encoded by the coding sequence ATGAACGGCGATATTATCGAAAGCCTGATCATTTCGCTGCAGCGCGCCGAACAGCACATCGAGGATTTGATCGCGATGGGCGGGCCTGTCATGTGGCCGCTGCTGGCCGTTTCGCTCGTATTGTGGACATTGGTTTTGGAGCGTTATTGGTATTTGCTGCGTGTCTTTCCCGCCTATATCGAAAACAATCTTCCGGTCTTGCGCTCGCGTGCCGCGTTGATCATCGAGACTGCTGAAGTCACTTTTTTACTGCGCCGCCATCTGCGGCTCATCAAAACATTGTCCGGTATTCTGCCGATGCTGGGTTTATTGGGCACCGTGACCGGCATCGTCGAAACCTTCGATTTGATTCGCGTGTTCGGTAGCGCCGAACCACGCATCGTCGCGCGCGGGGTCTCTCAGGCACTGATCACGACGATGGCCGGATTGGTGTTGGGTTTATTCGGCGTCGCGGTCGGTTACGATCTCACTCGGCGGGCGCGCACAGGCGAGCGCCGGTTTCGCAGTCAAATCGGTCGTTATGAATAG
- a CDS encoding MotA/TolQ/ExbB proton channel family protein, producing the protein MKFWFVLCLALALVPLAQAETEAVLTPPELETRLDEELAAKAALFSAIRESASDLKPLYQQLFLGGDAARQRALLKQLADSKQIPATNDLKALFASLQQQLDALGSVSIIQAPVYEPSGQAVDKEVLRLGGFSFIADGRYLAYSPEIDRLVELPRQPASSLLNSARRFQQVNADTLAPVALDPSGGQTLQLLVQIPNLQERIAQGGIVGCLIVFLAGFAYALSGYRFVDLSLVGKRIKQQLQTTDLRLDNPLGRVLAKLEQETACDEEALYLTVEEALTGERIKLERALAFLKLVAAIAPMLGLLGTVTGMIETFQAIALHGSGDPKLMSGGISQALVTTVLGLVAAIPILLFHSLLLGRCQNLGNLLEAHVAAALALRLEQRHAAE; encoded by the coding sequence ATGAAGTTTTGGTTTGTCTTATGCCTCGCGCTTGCTTTGGTCCCACTCGCCCAAGCCGAAACCGAAGCCGTATTGACGCCGCCGGAATTGGAAACCCGTTTGGACGAAGAGCTGGCGGCCAAGGCCGCATTGTTTTCGGCGATTCGCGAAAGCGCTTCGGACCTCAAGCCCTTATACCAGCAGCTTTTTTTAGGCGGCGATGCCGCCCGGCAGAGGGCCTTGCTCAAACAATTGGCCGACTCCAAACAGATACCGGCCACAAACGATCTAAAGGCATTATTCGCCAGTTTGCAGCAGCAACTCGATGCCTTAGGGAGTGTGTCTATTATTCAGGCGCCGGTTTATGAACCTAGCGGTCAGGCCGTCGACAAGGAAGTACTAAGGCTCGGCGGTTTCAGCTTCATCGCCGATGGGCGTTATCTGGCGTATTCGCCCGAGATCGACCGATTGGTCGAATTGCCGCGCCAACCGGCGTCGAGCCTGCTCAATTCGGCGCGCCGATTTCAGCAAGTGAATGCCGATACGCTGGCGCCGGTCGCGCTCGACCCATCCGGCGGGCAGACCTTGCAGTTATTGGTGCAAATTCCGAATTTGCAAGAACGCATCGCCCAAGGCGGCATCGTCGGTTGTTTGATTGTGTTCCTGGCCGGCTTCGCTTACGCGCTCAGCGGATACCGTTTCGTGGATCTGAGCCTGGTCGGTAAACGCATCAAACAGCAACTGCAAACGACCGATTTGCGGCTCGACAACCCTTTGGGTAGGGTTCTCGCCAAGCTGGAACAGGAGACCGCATGCGATGAAGAGGCTTTGTATTTGACCGTCGAGGAAGCCTTAACCGGCGAGCGGATCAAACTGGAGCGCGCCCTGGCCTTTTTGAAATTAGTGGCGGCGATTGCTCCGATGTTGGGTTTGCTCGGTACCGTCACCGGCATGATTGAAACCTTTCAAGCCATTGCACTGCATGGCTCGGGCGATCCGAAATTGATGTCGGGGGGGATTTCGCAGGCGCTGGTTACAACCGTGCTGGGGCTGGTAGCCGCGATTCCGATTTTGTTATTCCATAGCTTGTTGCTTGGCAGATGCCAAAATTTGGGCAATTTATTGGAAGCCCATGTCGCGGCGGCTCTGGCTTTACGTCTCGAGCAACGGCATGCCGCCGAATAA
- a CDS encoding DUF3450 domain-containing protein, whose protein sequence is MPFVDAAEPVEKEAQASAQTKISPSGEPEDKAVLLDVLSRFESELREQLKNALAELKQRIEQGPPFQLEERQKRIARLEILLNDPDADLPEQYRRVVEAYRVELDYAKTIDAYRALLKTDGNERLVDFLSIGRLALYYQTLNGRESGIWLNDSRRWQRLSGEGNEAITQGLRTARKLEPPQLIELPLPGPRKP, encoded by the coding sequence ATGCCGTTCGTTGATGCGGCCGAGCCAGTCGAAAAGGAAGCGCAAGCCTCGGCACAAACGAAAATAAGTCCGTCTGGCGAGCCCGAAGATAAGGCCGTTTTGCTTGATGTATTGTCACGGTTCGAGTCCGAGTTACGAGAACAGCTCAAAAACGCCCTTGCCGAATTGAAACAGCGTATCGAACAGGGTCCGCCCTTCCAACTCGAAGAGCGTCAAAAGCGTATAGCCCGGCTGGAAATCTTGCTGAACGATCCCGATGCCGATTTGCCGGAACAATATCGGCGCGTCGTCGAAGCGTACCGGGTCGAGCTCGATTATGCGAAGACCATCGATGCCTATCGAGCTCTGCTGAAAACCGACGGAAACGAGCGCTTGGTGGACTTCCTCAGCATCGGGCGCTTGGCTTTGTATTACCAAACCCTCAATGGCCGCGAATCGGGCATTTGGCTTAACGATAGTCGCCGTTGGCAGCGGTTGTCCGGGGAAGGCAACGAAGCGATTACTCAAGGGCTGCGCACCGCGCGGAAATTGGAGCCGCCGCAATTGATCGAACTGCCGCTGCCGGGACCTAGGAAGCCGTGA
- a CDS encoding PepSY domain-containing protein, whose translation MNKKMIIALLAPLFFAPAAYAQFEHHKGPVDSCVKSALDAHPGDIVSMRAEIEDGKPQYELDIHGKDGKHWEVECDAASGKITETEREVAADDPEFTSKAKVRLDAALKTALDKYPGSVMKIEYEIEADGGVAYEFDIKTADGKLLEVEVDAINGKLSDPEEVVYQIGLD comes from the coding sequence ATGAACAAGAAAATGATAATTGCGTTGTTGGCACCGTTGTTTTTTGCTCCGGCTGCTTATGCGCAATTCGAACATCACAAAGGACCTGTCGATAGTTGCGTGAAATCGGCGCTCGATGCTCATCCTGGGGATATAGTATCAATGCGGGCCGAAATCGAAGACGGTAAGCCTCAGTATGAATTGGATATCCACGGCAAGGATGGTAAGCATTGGGAAGTCGAATGCGATGCCGCAAGCGGTAAAATAACCGAAACCGAGCGCGAAGTTGCGGCCGACGATCCGGAATTTACGTCGAAGGCTAAAGTCAGATTGGATGCGGCGTTAAAAACGGCATTGGACAAGTATCCGGGCAGCGTCATGAAAATCGAATATGAAATCGAAGCGGACGGCGGCGTTGCCTATGAGTTCGATATCAAAACCGCCGACGGCAAGCTGCTTGAAGTTGAAGTCGATGCAATCAACGGCAAGCTCAGCGACCCGGAAGAAGTGGTCTATCAAATCGGCTTGGATTGA
- a CDS encoding IS3 family transposase (programmed frameshift), which yields MTDTTVQAIPHAAANAEDTQDARRAAEVSSAFAAEPSRITSEVLEKAARRTFTAEYKERILTQADACSEPGCIGKLLRTEGLYSSHLSKWRSEREQAIRAGLSKPRGRKPSDKNPLAAENARLQAEIQRLQACLTQAEAIIDVQKKPFATAGLVRDSSPHRESIMKATLELSREVGVKAACEALNFNRASFYRAQQDRSSWPVERPRPPLALSTDEELHVLAHLHSERFMDCSPYQVYAALLDEGVYLCSISTLYRILVRHQEVRERRNQLRRPNYTKPELLATAPNQVWSWDITKLKGPAKWTYFYLYVIIDIFSRCVVGWMVAHRESTELAKRLIGESCTRQTIREGQLTIHADRGSSMTSKGVEQLLADLGVTKTHSRPHVSNDNPYSEAQFKTLKYRPGFPAQFGAIEDARSFCGTFFDWYNHDHYHSGIALLTPASVHSGQAVEIVTQRTQVLHAAFERNPERFKNRQPHAQAVPEAAWINPPPSRTANEALDQEN from the exons ATGACTGACACAACCGTACAAGCTATTCCTCATGCCGCGGCGAACGCGGAGGACACGCAAGACGCCCGTAGGGCGGCTGAAGTGTCCTCCGCGTTCGCCGCGGAACCTTCCCGCATCACCAGCGAAGTGCTTGAAAAGGCCGCCCGCCGGACGTTTACCGCCGAATACAAAGAGCGCATCTTGACCCAGGCTGATGCGTGTAGCGAACCGGGCTGCATCGGCAAGTTGCTGCGCACAGAGGGATTATATTCCTCACATCTCAGCAAATGGCGCAGCGAACGTGAGCAGGCCATCCGCGCCGGTCTATCCAAGCCGCGTGGCCGCAAACCTTCGGACAAGAATCCGTTAGCCGCTGAAAATGCTCGTCTGCAAGCCGAAATTCAGCGTTTGCAGGCATGCCTAACACAGGCGGAGGCTATCATCGATGTCCAAAAAAAAC CTTTCGCAACTGCTGGGCTTGTGCGAGATTCCAGCCCACACCGGGAGAGCATCATGAAGGCCACGCTTGAACTCAGCCGTGAGGTTGGCGTTAAGGCCGCCTGCGAGGCGCTCAACTTCAACCGTGCCTCGTTTTATCGCGCACAACAAGATCGCTCTTCGTGGCCGGTCGAACGTCCGCGCCCGCCGCTGGCACTGAGTACGGACGAAGAGCTACACGTCCTGGCGCATCTGCACAGCGAGCGTTTCATGGATTGCTCGCCTTATCAGGTCTATGCGGCGCTGCTCGACGAGGGCGTTTACCTGTGCTCCATCAGCACCCTCTATCGCATCCTGGTGCGCCACCAGGAAGTGCGCGAGCGCCGCAACCAGCTTCGTCGTCCCAACTACACCAAGCCCGAGTTACTCGCCACTGCGCCCAACCAAGTATGGTCATGGGATATCACCAAACTCAAAGGCCCGGCCAAATGGACGTATTTCTACCTCTACGTCATTATCGACATTTTCAGCCGCTGCGTGGTCGGCTGGATGGTAGCGCACCGCGAATCCACCGAGCTGGCTAAGCGACTGATTGGCGAAAGCTGTACTCGGCAAACTATCCGTGAAGGCCAATTGACTATTCACGCCGACCGCGGCAGCAGTATGACCTCCAAAGGCGTCGAGCAACTGCTGGCTGACCTGGGCGTGACCAAAACCCATTCACGGCCCCATGTCTCCAACGACAACCCGTATTCCGAGGCGCAGTTCAAGACCTTGAAATACCGACCGGGCTTTCCGGCTCAATTCGGCGCTATCGAAGATGCCAGAAGCTTTTGCGGAACGTTCTTCGACTGGTACAACCATGACCACTATCACTCCGGCATTGCACTGTTAACCCCGGCCAGCGTTCACAGCGGCCAAGCCGTCGAGATAGTTACGCAGCGCACGCAAGTCCTGCATGCCGCATTCGAGCGCAATCCGGAACGCTTCAAAAACCGCCAACCCCATGCCCAAGCCGTACCTGAAGCCGCTTGGATTAACCCGCCCCCTTCACGGACGGCAAATGAGGCTCTCGACCAGGAAAACTAA
- the rpe gene encoding ribulose-phosphate 3-epimerase, with translation MAQNWIAPSILSADFARLGEEVDNVLAAGADVVHFDVMDNHFVPNLTIGPLVCEALRNHGVTAPIDVHLMIDPVDRIIPDFAKAGASYITFHPEASVHLDRTLQLIKDQGCKAGLVFNPSTSLHYLDHVMDKLDMILLMSVNPGFGGQSFLPSALTKLRDARKRIDESGFDIRLEIDGGVKVDNIREIKAAGADTFVAGSAIFGKPDYKAVIDQMRAEIAKAE, from the coding sequence ATGGCCCAAAACTGGATAGCTCCTTCCATTCTCTCTGCCGATTTCGCTCGCTTAGGCGAAGAAGTCGATAACGTTTTAGCGGCCGGTGCCGATGTTGTCCATTTTGACGTCATGGACAATCATTTCGTACCCAATTTAACGATCGGCCCATTGGTTTGCGAAGCATTAAGAAATCATGGCGTTACCGCTCCAATCGACGTACATTTGATGATCGATCCGGTCGATCGAATCATCCCGGACTTCGCCAAAGCCGGCGCCAGCTATATTACCTTCCATCCTGAAGCTTCGGTTCATCTGGATAGAACCTTGCAATTGATCAAAGACCAAGGTTGTAAAGCCGGCTTGGTATTCAACCCGTCGACTTCGCTGCATTATCTGGATCATGTGATGGATAAACTCGACATGATTTTATTGATGTCGGTCAACCCGGGCTTCGGCGGACAATCGTTTCTGCCGTCGGCATTAACCAAACTGCGCGATGCAAGAAAACGAATCGATGAAAGCGGTTTCGATATTCGTTTGGAAATCGACGGCGGCGTCAAAGTCGACAATATTCGTGAAATCAAAGCGGCGGGCGCCGATACCTTCGTTGCCGGTTCGGCGATTTTCGGCAAACCGGACTACAAAGCAGTCATCGACCAAATGCGCGCGGAAATTGCAAAAGCCGAGTAA
- the glgP gene encoding alpha-glucan family phosphorylase, which translates to MTAPRFFTPELSQKLDGLSELALDCNFSWSHRADEIWHRLNSSLWEQSRNPWLVLQACSANLLQELADNEEFCRKLQSIVAEHRASLAEPRWYQNELEQSTKLAQIAYFSMEFGLSEALPIYSGGLGLLAGDHLKAANDLGIPLVGVGLLYQNGYFRQAFDDDGNQIALYPNADTGDLPICPVRKDNGEWLRIKLNTPSKLWIRVWQAQIGRITLYLLDSNDPVNHPVDRCITSELYGGGLEIRLAQEILLGIGGWRVLRALGIKPEVCHLNEGHAAFLVLERARDLMKETGLDFKTALTITRAGNLFTTHTPVEAGFDRFSPELIGKRLGNYAQKLDIDIETLLNLGRNPDLKTYDKSFNMAYLAIHGSAAVNGVSRLHGEVSRRIFSPLFPNWPAEEIPIDHITNGVYVPAWDSQEADELWTGLCGKNRWVCEYGDLPEQFQQVTDEQLWNLRAQNRKCLVEFVRDEYNRELDVQGNISKTERKDQVLRLFDPNVMIIGFARRFATYKRPNLLLTDPDRLAAILTNPNRPVQLVISGKAHPADLPGQVLIRAWHEFIRRPEIRERAIFLSDYDMITAEYLVQGVDLWINTPRRPWEACGTSGMKILVNGGLNLSELDGWWAEAYRPEVGWSLNGQEVEQADHEQAEILYRLLEQEIVPMFYERDQQGLPRRWLAIMRESMATLTPYFSANRMVREYTSKFYLPLAESYCKRLDGNMQPGKQLIEWLKRIDDLWAKIHVDNVVTETRENDYAFSMQVYLGELSEEDVCVELFAEPSGEGRFEIHSMAIEQVLAGAINGYIYSATIPKTRPISDYTPRIRPSNPDCSLPLEANQIYWVQARQG; encoded by the coding sequence ATGACCGCACCTCGTTTTTTTACGCCCGAATTGAGTCAAAAACTGGATGGCTTATCCGAATTGGCGCTGGATTGTAATTTTTCCTGGAGTCACCGGGCCGACGAAATCTGGCATCGATTGAATAGCTCCTTATGGGAGCAATCCCGTAATCCATGGCTAGTGTTGCAAGCCTGTTCGGCAAACTTGTTGCAAGAGCTCGCCGATAATGAAGAATTTTGCCGAAAACTGCAAAGCATCGTGGCCGAGCATCGTGCCTCGCTGGCCGAACCCCGTTGGTACCAGAACGAACTCGAACAAAGCACTAAGCTAGCGCAAATTGCCTATTTCAGCATGGAGTTCGGCCTTAGCGAAGCTTTGCCGATTTATTCCGGCGGCCTGGGTTTATTGGCCGGCGATCATCTAAAAGCCGCCAATGATTTGGGCATCCCCCTCGTGGGCGTTGGCTTGTTGTATCAAAACGGCTATTTTCGTCAGGCTTTCGACGATGACGGCAATCAGATCGCGCTCTATCCCAATGCCGATACCGGCGATTTACCGATTTGCCCTGTACGCAAGGATAACGGCGAATGGCTTCGGATAAAACTCAATACGCCGTCGAAATTGTGGATCAGAGTGTGGCAAGCGCAAATCGGTCGAATTACGCTTTATCTATTGGATAGTAACGATCCGGTTAATCATCCGGTCGATCGTTGTATTACCAGCGAGTTGTACGGCGGCGGACTCGAAATCCGTTTGGCTCAAGAAATTTTATTGGGCATCGGTGGCTGGCGAGTGTTGAGAGCTTTAGGCATCAAGCCTGAAGTTTGCCATTTGAATGAGGGTCACGCGGCATTTTTAGTACTGGAGCGAGCTCGCGATTTAATGAAAGAAACCGGGCTGGATTTTAAAACCGCGCTGACCATTACGCGGGCCGGTAATCTGTTTACCACGCATACGCCGGTCGAAGCCGGCTTCGATCGTTTCAGTCCGGAATTGATTGGAAAACGGCTCGGCAATTATGCGCAAAAACTCGATATCGATATCGAAACTTTATTGAATCTCGGCCGCAATCCGGATTTAAAAACCTACGATAAATCGTTCAACATGGCTTATCTGGCTATTCACGGCAGCGCCGCGGTTAATGGGGTGAGCCGTTTGCATGGTGAGGTCAGTCGGCGTATTTTCAGCCCTTTGTTTCCGAATTGGCCGGCGGAAGAAATACCGATCGACCATATCACTAATGGCGTCTATGTTCCGGCATGGGATTCGCAGGAAGCCGACGAGTTATGGACCGGTTTGTGCGGTAAAAACCGCTGGGTTTGCGAATACGGCGATTTGCCGGAACAATTCCAGCAGGTTACGGATGAGCAGTTATGGAATCTGCGTGCGCAAAACCGAAAATGCTTGGTCGAGTTCGTCCGGGATGAATACAACCGGGAACTCGATGTTCAAGGCAATATCTCGAAAACCGAGCGTAAAGATCAAGTGCTTCGCTTGTTCGACCCTAATGTCATGATTATCGGCTTTGCCCGTCGGTTTGCAACCTATAAGCGCCCTAACCTGCTGTTGACCGATCCCGATCGTTTGGCTGCGATACTAACCAATCCCAATCGTCCGGTACAATTGGTTATCTCGGGTAAAGCTCACCCGGCCGATTTGCCCGGTCAAGTATTGATTCGAGCTTGGCATGAATTTATCCGTCGGCCTGAAATCAGGGAGCGTGCAATTTTTTTGAGCGATTACGATATGATTACCGCCGAATATTTGGTTCAAGGGGTCGACCTTTGGATCAACACGCCAAGACGTCCTTGGGAGGCTTGCGGGACTAGCGGCATGAAAATTCTGGTTAACGGCGGCTTGAATCTATCCGAACTCGACGGCTGGTGGGCGGAAGCGTATCGCCCCGAAGTCGGCTGGTCATTGAACGGGCAAGAGGTCGAGCAAGCCGATCATGAACAAGCCGAGATACTTTACCGCCTGCTTGAACAGGAAATTGTGCCGATGTTTTATGAGCGTGATCAACAAGGCTTGCCGCGCCGCTGGTTAGCTATCATGCGGGAAAGCATGGCGACGCTGACGCCTTATTTTTCGGCCAATCGCATGGTCAGGGAGTATACGTCCAAGTTTTATTTACCTCTAGCCGAAAGCTATTGCAAAAGGTTGGACGGAAATATGCAGCCGGGTAAGCAGTTGATCGAATGGTTGAAACGCATCGATGATCTTTGGGCTAAAATCCATGTCGATAATGTAGTGACGGAAACCCGGGAGAACGACTACGCGTTCAGTATGCAGGTTTATCTTGGGGAGCTTAGCGAGGAAGATGTTTGTGTGGAATTATTCGCGGAACCTTCAGGCGAAGGACGATTTGAGATTCATTCGATGGCGATAGAACAAGTGTTGGCCGGCGCGATAAACGGTTATATCTATAGCGCGACGATACCGAAAACTAGGCCGATAAGCGATTATACGCCGAGAATTAGACCTAGCAATCCGGATTGCAGTTTGCCGTTGGAAGCCAATCAGATTTACTGGGTGCAAGCGCGACAAGGGTAA
- the mgtE gene encoding magnesium transporter → MNEEISQLVERLNEAENEDQKTVFEQAIEELESTELALLLESLPLHQRLERWQQVPDEDRVDVLVAMRAEPRQTIIESFEESELQSLLSGLHAEDLIELAETLPESVIDTALGNMDASQRKHYQLSAQYDDERIGRYVDHELLILPRTARVRQAMRLIRKNLPEYTDCIYLIQRNGAFVGTVLVHKLYAADPLTPLVELCIDDPVTVSADSYLTDAAEKMEHSGLTALPVIDVNQLLLGRITLRLALEITREEYESQLMATAGMDEDEDLFAPVIRSSKRRATWLGINLLTAFLASWSIGLFEGTLQQIVALAVLMPIVASMGGIAGSQTLTLIIRGIALGQISKGNFKPLLIKEVSVGILNGLLWALVIGAIAGIWFGSLSIGSVIAAAIVVNIIIAAFAGVVIPLVLDTLDIDPALSGSVILTTVTDVVGFVAFLGLGTVFLL, encoded by the coding sequence ATGAACGAAGAAATCAGTCAATTGGTCGAGCGTCTTAACGAAGCTGAAAATGAAGATCAAAAAACTGTTTTTGAACAAGCCATAGAAGAACTGGAAAGTACCGAGTTGGCATTATTGTTGGAATCCCTGCCCTTGCACCAACGTTTGGAGCGTTGGCAGCAGGTTCCTGACGAAGATCGTGTCGATGTTTTGGTTGCGATGCGTGCCGAGCCAAGGCAGACCATCATCGAAAGCTTCGAAGAATCGGAATTGCAGAGTTTACTAAGCGGCTTACATGCCGAGGATTTGATCGAGCTGGCGGAAACATTGCCGGAATCGGTGATAGATACCGCGCTTGGCAATATGGATGCTAGTCAGCGTAAACATTATCAGTTATCGGCGCAATATGACGATGAACGAATCGGCCGCTATGTCGATCACGAGTTATTGATTTTACCAAGGACAGCAAGGGTTAGACAGGCGATGCGCTTGATCCGCAAAAACCTGCCCGAGTATACCGATTGCATTTATCTGATTCAGCGTAATGGTGCTTTCGTCGGCACCGTTCTCGTTCATAAATTGTACGCCGCGGATCCTCTTACGCCATTGGTCGAATTATGTATAGACGATCCCGTTACTGTTTCAGCGGATAGTTATTTAACCGATGCTGCGGAAAAGATGGAGCATTCGGGGCTTACCGCATTACCGGTTATCGATGTCAATCAACTGTTATTAGGCAGAATCACCTTGCGCTTGGCTTTGGAAATTACCCGCGAAGAATATGAAAGCCAATTGATGGCGACCGCAGGTATGGATGAAGACGAAGACTTGTTCGCTCCTGTGATTCGTAGTTCAAAACGCCGAGCCACCTGGTTAGGAATCAATTTGTTAACGGCTTTTCTGGCTTCTTGGTCAATCGGCTTATTTGAAGGTACATTACAGCAAATCGTTGCATTAGCGGTGTTGATGCCGATTGTCGCATCAATGGGCGGAATAGCCGGTAGTCAGACCTTGACTTTGATCATCAGAGGCATTGCATTGGGTCAAATCAGCAAGGGGAATTTTAAGCCGCTTTTAATTAAAGAAGTCAGTGTCGGCATACTCAATGGCTTGTTATGGGCTTTAGTGATCGGTGCTATTGCAGGCATTTGGTTCGGTAGTCTGTCAATCGGTTCGGTGATTGCGGCCGCGATTGTCGTGAATATTATCATTGCAGCTTTCGCAGGCGTCGTAATACCGTTGGTCTTGGACACGCTCGATATCGACCCGGCCTTATCCGGTTCGGTCATACTGACAACCGTGACCGATGTTGTCGGTTTTGTTGCTTTTTTGGGTTTAGGGACCGTTTTTTTGTTGTGA